The Halostagnicola kamekurae sequence TGGCTCCTCGAGAGAGCACGCGCCCCAGGCGCTGATGCGCTGGGGGATCGACGCGATCATCGGCGAGAGCTTCGCCGAGATTTTCGCGGGCAACTGTCTGGCGCTCGGCATTCCGACCGTCACCGCGGACACCGAGACGATCCAGGAGCTGCAGGCCTGGGTCGACGATAACCCCGACGGAGAGATCGAAGTCGACGTCGAAGCGGAGACGGTAACCTACGGTGACGAGACGATCGACGTCACCGTCGACGACGCCCAGCGGAAGGCGCTGGTCGACGGCATCTGGGACACGACGGCGCTGATGAAGTCGAACGCCGGTGAAGTCCAGAAGAAGGCGGAGGAACTGCCCTACGTCGACGATTCGGCCATCTCGTCGTAGAGCCGGCGTTTCGAGTTCATCGCTGATTTTTCGGCCGCTCGGTTCCGTCTCGAGCGGCGCCCGCGTCCAGCAGCGACGTGCTCTGGATACCGTCGTCTCGATTCCGCAGCCATCGCGGTATCGACACGCTCATTTCGGTCCTCTCGAGATGGAAAAGCATGACTCACGAGATCGCTGTCATCCCCGGCGACGGAATTGGCCAGGAAGTAACTCCTGCGGCAGTCGAGGTGCTCGAGGCCCTCGAGATCGACTTCGAATTCCGCGAGGCGGACGCGGGCGACCGCGTCAAGGAGGTCACGGGCGAAGCGCTGCCCGAGGAAACGTACGAACTCGCGGCCTCGGCGGACGCGACGCTGTTCGGCGCGGCCGGCGAGACGGCCGCGGACGTAATTCTCCCGCTTCGGGATGCGGTCGACTCGTTCGTGAACATCCGCCCGGCGAAAGCCTACCCCGGAATTGACGCCGTGCGCCCGGAGACGGATCTGGTTTTCCTCCGGGAAAACACCGAAGGCGTCTACGCCGGCCACGAGGATCGGCTCTCGGAGGACGTCGCGACGCTGACGCGGGTCGTCACGCAGTCGGCCTCGAGAGACCTCGGCGAGTTCGCCTGCGAGTACGTTGAAGACGGCGACCACGACGGCTTTACGATCGCCCACAAGGCGAACGTCATGCGCGAGACCGACGGCGTCTTCCGGGACACGATTCAGTCGGTCGCCGACGAGCATGGCGTCGAGACCGACGAGGTGCTGATGGACGCGTTCGCGACGAAGGTCTGTCTCGATCCTGAGCAGTTCGACGTCGTCGTCTGTCCGAACCTCGCGGGCGACGTGCTCTCGGATCTGGCCGCGGGGCTAGTCGGCGGCCTCGGATTGCTCCCCTCGGCCAACGTCGGCCCGGAGCGCGGGCTATTCGAACCCGTTCACGGAACCGCACCGGACATCGCGGGCGAGGGAATCGCGAACCCGGCCGCGACGATCATCTCAGCCGCAATGTTGCTCGAGTACCTCGGCCACGACGAGGAGGCTGAGAGGGTTCAGAACGCGGTCGAGACGACCCTCGAGAACGGCCCGCGAACGGCCGACCTCGGCGGCGACGCCTCGACGGAGGACGTGACGGCGGCGATCATCGATACCCTGTAAGTCCGCGTCCAGCAGTTTTTCTTCTAAGTTCCGAGAACTTCTCGAGAAGGTTCGCGCGTGAGGACAGGTTTCGGTTCGCTCGAGGTCCCCCTCACCGAACGGTTCGAGAACGCAGCGATTCAGACGATATCCAACGCGTCGCGATCCGCACCGGCGAGTTCGACCAGCGCGTCGGCCTCGAGCAGGTGACACTCGCCCGGGATCACGAGGAGGTGAAGCGGGTCGCCGAACTCGCGAGTCGCGAGCTCGGTCATCGTTCCGGCCTCGACGAGCGGATCGGGGCTTCCCGCTCGAGCCACGGCGACGCCGACGAGGTCGGGATACTCTTCGGCGAGCAACTCGGCACCGATATCGGCGGTCATGTACTCGGCTACCGCCTCGTCGGTGTCGACGCGCTCGAGTGCGGCCTCGTTGTCGACTTTGATGTCCAGGTAGACGACGGTGTGGCTACCCGCTTCGCGGTTCGCGTCGATCGTGTTCGTGACGCTCGCCGGGAGGCCGTCGGCCCCGTGGGCGTAGGGAAACGGCAGCGTGGTCGCGGTTCCGAAACGATAGTTCTGGAGCCCGGTCAGGGCGCTCGTGGCCGTCTGGGCCGTTACGCCGTGGATAACCCGCGTCTCGATTCCCCGATCGTGTGCGCGCAGCCGGAGATCGACGTGGGTCGTCGAGATCATCGTATCGCCCGCGGTCAGGAAGGCGACCGATTCGGTTTCGGCGGCCTCGAGTATCTCCTCGGGGCGTTGCTCGACGCCCGCGCGGTCGCGGACGTCGATCGAGACGTCGTGGTAGTCCTCGAGGTCCTCGACGGTCGCGCCCAGGAGCGCGCTGGTGTAAAACTCCGCGAAGACGCGGTCGGCGTCCCGAAGCGCCGCCCGCCCCTCGACGGTGATCGAGCGCTCGTCGTAGAGACCGAGACCGATGAAGCTGAGCATGATCGGTGTTCTCGCGGCTGAAGGGAGAAGGTTTCGAGTCGCGTGTCCGCCCTCGAAGACTGGTGGCGCTCGCGTTCGACGCAGCGATCGGGGTCGAGCAATGAGCGGAACCGAGTAGCGATCGGCGAGTAGTCTCCATCGAGCGGTCACAGCGAGATGTGCGACGTCGAGTCCGGACCGCCGTCGTCGTCGATACCGCCCTCGTGGGCGAACGTCGCGTCGTCGTCGGTGAGAAATATCGTCCCGTCGGAGTGGACCGTGATGTCGACCCCTGGCAGCGTCGTGTCGGCCGCCTCGCCGTTGTCGCAGTAGCCCGAACAGGAATCGAACAGCGAGCCGTGGCGCGGGCAGATGATCTGTCCGTCTCGCATCGGGACGCCCTGGCCCGTATCGAAGCGCTGGGCTTCGTGCGTACAGCGGTTGATCCACGCCTCGACGCTGTCGTCAGCCCCAGACTGACCACTTGAGGAGTTCTCCTCGGCGCTGTCTTCGCAGGGGACGAGGATCACCTCTTCTTTCTCGCCGTGTCGATCCCTAATCGTAAACAGCCACGACCCTTCCTCGTGGACCGTCTCGGCGGTCGTGAGTCGTTCCATACGGCCGGCTACGACGGCAGCTCCAAAACAGTTCGCGAAGCGGCAGTGTTCGGTTCCAAAAGCGGGTCCGGTCTCCACTCGAGGCGCGAAACGTCACCGTTACGGTAGCCCGGAGGCGAGTTGCGGTATGGAAGTGCCGTGTGTCCGCGTGCCCAGCGAGGCGGGTGAGCAGACGCGCCAGACGCTCGCGGACGCGGACCTGATCGACGACGAGTACGAGATTTCCGTCGAGGATGGCGTGCTCTATATTCCGGTCACCGAGACTACTGGGGTTCCCGCGGATCTGGACGTCGTTTCTCGAGCGGTTCCCGAACGGGAGACACAGACGCGACCGGCGGACCTGTTGGGCTTCGAGCCGTCCTACGAACGGCTCGGAACCGCTGCCCTGCTCGACGAGGACGACGACGAGCGAGCGAGGGAGATCGCGCGTGCGATCGCCGAATCGGAACTGCCCCTCGAGACGGTTCTCAACAAAGCCTCGAAGGTCAAAGGCGAGACGCGGACCCGCGACTGGGAGGTTCTCGAGGGCGAGGGGACCGAGACGGTCCACCGCGAGTACGGCGCGACCTTCGAACTCGACCTCGCCGAGGTGTACTTCTCGCCGCGGCTGGCGACCGAACGCCACCGCGTCGCAGAGCAGGTCTCGTCGGGTGAGCAGGCTTTCGACATGTTCGCCGGCGTCGGCCCCTTCGTCGTCCCGTTCGCGAAATGCGGTGCAACTTGCGTCGGCGTCGACATCAACGAGACGGCAATCGAGTATCTGCGCGAAAACGCCAGGAAGAACGGCGTCGAGGATCGTATTACCGGAATTTGCGGGGACGTCCGCGCCGTCGCGCCGGAGTACGAGGACTGGGCCGACCGACTCGTAATGAACCTCCCCCACAGCGCCGATGAGTTCCTCGAGTCCGCAGTCCAGGTCGCGGGCGATGAGTGCGTGATCCACTACTACGACATCCAGCACGAAGACGATCCGTTCGGCCCCGGGGAGCGATCGGTTCGAGAGGTCGCCGAGCCGGAGTACTCCGTCACTGTCGAACAGCAGCAGGTAGTCCGTTCCTATGCGCCCCACGAACTCAACGTCTGTCTCGACGTACGCCTCGAGCGGTGATCCTCCGCGCCGGTGCCGCGCGAATTCACCATCCAACGGGGCGGTCTCGATTCGCAACCCTTATGGCCCGTTTCGAACCTACGTAGTGATGTCGACCGCGCCGGTGTAGCTCAGACTGGCAGAGCGAATCCTTCGTAAGGATTAGGTCGAGGGTTCAAATCCCTCCACCGGCTTCCCTTCTGCGATACATCCATCCAAGGAGCCACACGAGCCGGGAGAGGGATTTGAAGGAGAGAAGACACAACAATGATTTTGGCTCGCAAATTGGCTTCTGTGGATAGCTGTCGTTCAGACGTTCGGCCGTCCGAGAAGACCCAACCTCGGTCCGGGTGAGGGCGCTTCTCAGCCGTAGGTCTCGACTAGGTACGTATCGAGGTCGGCGACCAGTTCCGGATCCGAACTCCAGAAGCCGGTGTAGGTGCCGTCGTCGTCCTCTCGAGCGAGCAACGCAGACGAGTCGAACGACTCCCCGCCATCCTCGTAGACCAGAAACCAGAACGTGCCGATTTCCTCGGTCGTTTCGGCGTGAATCGTCGGTGACGAGTCGACCGGTGCGGTCCAGTCGGCCCGAGCATAGACGTGGATATCGAGCGCCGTCTCGCGAGCGAGTCGGTCGTAGACGGGAAGTTGGTCCTCGTAGGCGGCGAAGTCCTGAAAGCCGACCCGAAGCGTTCCGCGACCGGCGTGCCAGGCTCGATGTTCGATGTCGCGCGCGGTCGCCAGAAGTTGGCGACGGGTGAGCGCCGATATCGAGGTGTTCTCGAGTACCTCGAGCAACTGTCGGTACGCGCTCCCGACGAACTGTTCCGCCCAGGGGTGGGCGATCGGCGGCTCGAGGAACTGGCGGGCCGTGGCGAGGTCGACGGACGCGCGAAAGTCGCCGTCCTCGAGAACGACGAGGAAGCCGCCACTGGCGGCCGCTGGAAGCGACCGGTACGTGGCGGTGGTGGTTCCCCGCTCGAAGTGCTCGGCCAGTTCCGGAAGCGGTTCGGGGGCGTAGAGTTCGACCGTTCGAGTCGTCTCTTCGACGCGCTCGAGGAAGGAAGCGAGCGTCATCGAACTCGAACGGCGTGGGATCTGCGCACCGACCAGCGGAATGTAGTGGGAAAAGACATCCTCACGACCCCGTTTCTTCGGTGCAGGCACGTTCGACGAACGGCCGAATCGCTTCGAAACGCGCCGAGGGCGAGACGGTCGTCCCCTCGTACTCGATCAGGCCCGATTCGACGAGCAGCGGCACGTGTCGATGCTGCAGGTCCGCAAACGTCCCGTCCCGGTCGCTCCTGTCGCCCGTTTCTCCGGAGTCGGCTTTCACCCAGCCGGTCACGACAGTGGCGAGGTCGCGGACGGAGACGCGGTCGTGCTCGAGCAGAAAGTAGAGGACGTATCGCCGGGTTCTATTCTGGAGCGCCTCGAACGCGGCATCGACGCAGCCCGGGTCGA is a genomic window containing:
- a CDS encoding isocitrate/isopropylmalate dehydrogenase family protein, with protein sequence MTHEIAVIPGDGIGQEVTPAAVEVLEALEIDFEFREADAGDRVKEVTGEALPEETYELAASADATLFGAAGETAADVILPLRDAVDSFVNIRPAKAYPGIDAVRPETDLVFLRENTEGVYAGHEDRLSEDVATLTRVVTQSASRDLGEFACEYVEDGDHDGFTIAHKANVMRETDGVFRDTIQSVADEHGVETDEVLMDAFATKVCLDPEQFDVVVCPNLAGDVLSDLAAGLVGGLGLLPSANVGPERGLFEPVHGTAPDIAGEGIANPAATIISAAMLLEYLGHDEEAERVQNAVETTLENGPRTADLGGDASTEDVTAAIIDTL
- a CDS encoding DUF7344 domain-containing protein codes for the protein MDDQTRDSDRSPLDPGCVDAAFEALQNRTRRYVLYFLLEHDRVSVRDLATVVTGWVKADSGETGDRSDRDGTFADLQHRHVPLLVESGLIEYEGTTVSPSARFEAIRPFVERACTEETGS
- a CDS encoding DICT sensory domain-containing protein — its product is MTLASFLERVEETTRTVELYAPEPLPELAEHFERGTTTATYRSLPAAASGGFLVVLEDGDFRASVDLATARQFLEPPIAHPWAEQFVGSAYRQLLEVLENTSISALTRRQLLATARDIEHRAWHAGRGTLRVGFQDFAAYEDQLPVYDRLARETALDIHVYARADWTAPVDSSPTIHAETTEEIGTFWFLVYEDGGESFDSSALLAREDDDGTYTGFWSSDPELVADLDTYLVETYG
- the dph5 gene encoding diphthine synthase produces the protein MLSFIGLGLYDERSITVEGRAALRDADRVFAEFYTSALLGATVEDLEDYHDVSIDVRDRAGVEQRPEEILEAAETESVAFLTAGDTMISTTHVDLRLRAHDRGIETRVIHGVTAQTATSALTGLQNYRFGTATTLPFPYAHGADGLPASVTNTIDANREAGSHTVVYLDIKVDNEAALERVDTDEAVAEYMTADIGAELLAEEYPDLVGVAVARAGSPDPLVEAGTMTELATREFGDPLHLLVIPGECHLLEADALVELAGADRDALDIV
- a CDS encoding class I SAM-dependent methyltransferase; its protein translation is MEVPCVRVPSEAGEQTRQTLADADLIDDEYEISVEDGVLYIPVTETTGVPADLDVVSRAVPERETQTRPADLLGFEPSYERLGTAALLDEDDDERAREIARAIAESELPLETVLNKASKVKGETRTRDWEVLEGEGTETVHREYGATFELDLAEVYFSPRLATERHRVAEQVSSGEQAFDMFAGVGPFVVPFAKCGATCVGVDINETAIEYLRENARKNGVEDRITGICGDVRAVAPEYEDWADRLVMNLPHSADEFLESAVQVAGDECVIHYYDIQHEDDPFGPGERSVREVAEPEYSVTVEQQQVVRSYAPHELNVCLDVRLER
- a CDS encoding Rieske (2Fe-2S) protein, whose product is MERLTTAETVHEEGSWLFTIRDRHGEKEEVILVPCEDSAEENSSSGQSGADDSVEAWINRCTHEAQRFDTGQGVPMRDGQIICPRHGSLFDSCSGYCDNGEAADTTLPGVDITVHSDGTIFLTDDDATFAHEGGIDDDGGPDSTSHISL
- the leuD gene encoding 3-isopropylmalate dehydratase small subunit — its product is MSDDVEIPEVKYASGSGVPIQGNDIDTDQIIPARFMKVVTFDGLGEFAFFDLRFDEDDNQKDHPFNEQRYQDSSVMVVNSNFGCGSSREHAPQALMRWGIDAIIGESFAEIFAGNCLALGIPTVTADTETIQELQAWVDDNPDGEIEVDVEAETVTYGDETIDVTVDDAQRKALVDGIWDTTALMKSNAGEVQKKAEELPYVDDSAISS